One part of the Vicia villosa cultivar HV-30 ecotype Madison, WI linkage group LG6, Vvil1.0, whole genome shotgun sequence genome encodes these proteins:
- the LOC131613900 gene encoding uncharacterized protein LOC131613900: MNVELVKTQKEVSTIAVARKKKIKQIPVQKASEISQSNKPSGSDSITTDKKPTSSKPPPHSKRKASQVVVSDDDDKSPPRTRQTQKKRQKAVTPSGKEKGSGSSKLTSPGEKDDVGTDTSDLKAFTLSMDLDNLQGKSHVLSPVVEDAQPLATIIPSTAVEESHSTDDSPPTHKSEKANQQCSGSNNAAGHPTGSKDTLSKQDVMEETSKLATEIVKLEEKIEEDESRKATIQRSSEQELTEIARLGIQHFEAAQKLVPEIEELKKQRALIELRMSSWEVQYSKIKDTLPRDFN; encoded by the exons atgaatGTGGAACTTGTGAAAACCCAAAAAGAAG TTTCAACTATAGCTGTTGCTCGAAAGAAAAAGATCAAACAAATCCCTGTGCAGAAAGCTTCAGAAATTTCGCAGAGCAACAAGCCCAGTGGGAGTGACTCTATCACTACtgacaagaaacccacg AGCTCGAAGCCTCCGCCACATTCGAAACGAAAAGCTTCTCAAGTAGTCGTTTCAGATGATGATGACAAATCTCCACCTCGAACCAGACAAACCCAAAAGAAAAGGCAGAAGGCCGTCACTCCTTCAGgaaaagaaaagggatctgggtCCTCGAAACTTACTTCACCGGGTGAAAag gatgatgttggcacaGACACTTCTGACCTCAAAGCCTTTACTCTCAGTATGGATCTTGATAACCTCCAAG gtaaatctcatgtgctttcaccAGTGGTCGAAGATGCTCAGCCTCTTGCGACTATCATCCCTAGTACagcagtcgaagaaagccattcaactgatgattctcctcctaccCACAAGAGTGAAAAAGCAAATCAACAATGTTCAGGTAGCAACAATGCAGCTGGTCATCCAACTGGTAGTAAGGACACTTTATCTAAACAAGATGTTATGGAAGAAACCTCCAAGCTAGCCACA GAAATTGTTAAGCTTGAAGAAAAGATAGAAGAGGATGAATCTCGTAAGGCAACAATTCAACGGTCCAGTGAGCAGGAATTAACTGAAATTGCGCGTCTAGGAATCCAGCATTTCGAAGCTGCACAAAAACTAGTACCCGAAATTGAAgaactgaagaaacaacgggccttgattgaacttcgcatgtcttcttGGGAGgttcagtattcgaagataaaagatactCTTCCTAGAGATTTTAATTAG